From the genome of Xiphophorus hellerii strain 12219 chromosome 11, Xiphophorus_hellerii-4.1, whole genome shotgun sequence, one region includes:
- the ddx46 gene encoding putative ATP-dependent RNA helicase DDX46 isoform X4 — protein sequence MGRESRHYRKRSASRGRSGTRSKSRSPDNKRSKKDDRDRSRRDRSRSRDRRRSRSRDRKRARRSRSRDRRRSRSRERKRSRSRSRTRRSRTGSPAKSKKSDEKAKSKEKEKESVEPVSEKKKVKEEKEDEKVEDQDFDQNKLEEEMRKRKERVEKWREEQRKKAIENIGEIKKELEEMKQGKKWSLEDDDDDDEEGPALMEVDEDEEDGEEKGEGKEKDAEEVKKEEGEAEKEAPMEQQEEEDEVDPLDAYMEEVKQEVKKFNIGAMKGNDKKGATTVTKVVTVVKTKKQPMTHKKKGELMENDQDAMEYSSEEEEVDLQTALTGFQTKQRKVLEPVDHTKIQYEPYRKNFYVEVPELAKMTTEEVNAYRLELEGITVKGKGCPKPIRTWVQCGVSMKILNSLKKQAYEKPTPIQAQAIPAIMSGRDLIGIAKTGSGKTIAFLLPMFRHIMDQRPLEEGEGPISVIMTPTRELALQITKECKKFSKPLGLRVVCVYGGTGISEQIAELKRGAEIIVCTPGRMIDMLGANSGRVTNLRRVTYVVLDEADRMFDMGFEPQVMRIVDNVRPDRQTVMFSATFPRAMEALARRILAKPIEVQVGGRSVVCSDVEQHVLVIDEEKKFLKLLEILGHYQEKGSVIIFVDKQEHADGLLKDLMKASYPCLSLHGGIDQYDRDSIINDFKTGVCRLMVATSVAARGLDVKQLILVVNYNCPNHYEDYVHRAGRTGRAGNKGYAYTFITEDQARYAGDILKALELSGSAVPPELEQLWASFKDQQKAEGKVIKSSSGFSGKGFKFDETEHALANERKKLQKAALGLQDSDDEDGALDIEEQIESMFNSKKRVKDLSAPGAATGPAGAVTAASSAPGGPAGLMPGSAGNNQKLEMAKRLALKINAQKNLGAEAQDVMQQATNAILRGDPIMTPSVSAKTIAEQLAEKINAKLNYTPVEKLEEERQAAEQAETVKRYEEELEINDFPQTARWKVTSKEALQRIGEYSEAAITIRGTYFPPGKEPKEGERKIYLAIESASELAVQKAKTEITRLIKEELIRLQNSYQPTSKGRYKVL from the exons ATGGGACGTGAGTCCAG ACACTACAGGAAGCGCTCAGCGTCCCGCGGCCGGTCGGGCACCCGGTCGAAGAGTCGCTCCCCGGACAACAAGCGCTCAAAGAAAGACGACCGAGACCGAAGCAGGAGGGATCGGTCCAGGAGCAGAGACCGCAGGAGGTCCCGGTCCAGAGACAGGAAGAGAGCCCG GCGGTCCCGGAGCAGAGACCGGAGGAGGTCCAGAAGCCGGGAGAGGAAGCGATCGCGCAGTCGGAGTCGAACTCGCAGGTCCCGAACCGGCAGCCCGGCAAAGAGCAAGAAGTCAGATGAAAA AGCCAAGagcaaagaaaaggaaaaggagagcGTCGAGCCAGTTTCCGAGAAGAAGAAGGtaaaagaggagaaagaagatGAGAAGGTGGAGGAC CAAGATtttgaccaaaacaaactggaggaagaaatgaggaagaggaaggagcgTGTGGAGAAATGGAGagaggagcagaggaagaaggCGATTGAAAACATTGGAGAGATAAAGAAAGAACTGGAAGAAATGAAACAGGGCAAGAAATGGAGCCTGGAGGACGACGACG atgatgatgaggagggtCCTGCTCTGATGGAAGtggatgaagatgaagaggacGGGGAAGAAAAAGGGGAGGGAAAAGAGAAGGATGCAGAGGAAGTGAAGAAGGAGGAGGGCGAGGCTGAGAAGGAGGCGCCgatggagcagcaggaggaggaggacgaggtgGATCCTCTGGACGCCTACATGGAGGaggtcaaacaggaagtgaagaaGTTCAACATCGGAGCCATGAAGGGAAACGATAAG AAAGGAGCAACGACGGTAACCAAAGTGGTGACGGTGGTAAAGACCAAGAAACAACCGATGACGCACAAGAAGAAGGGAGAGCTGATGGAGAACGACCAGGACGCCATGGAG TACTCgtcggaggaagaggaggtggacCTGCAGACGGCTCTGACGGGTTTTCAGACCAAGCAGAGGAAAGTTCTGGAGCCGGTTGACCACACCAAGATCCAGTACGAGCCGTACCGCAAGAACTTCTACGTGGAAGTTCCTGAGCTGGCCAAGATGACCACAGAGG AGGTGAACGCGTACAGGCTGGAGCTGGAAGGCATCACCGTCAAAGGCAAAGGTTGTCCCAAACCCATCAGGACCTGGGTCCAGTGTGGCGTGTCGATGAAGATCCTCAACTCCCTGAAGAA GCAGGCGTACGAGAAGCCGACGCCTATCCAGGCCCAGGCCATCCCCGCCATCATGTCCGGCAGAGACCTGATCGGCATCGCCAAGACCGGCAGCGGGAAGACCATCGCCTTCCTGCTGCCCATGTTCCGCCACATCATGGACCAGCGCCCCCTGGAGGAGGGAGAGGGACCCATCT CTGTAATCATGACTCCCACCAGAGAGCTGGCTCTGCAGATCACCAAGGAGTGTAAGAAGTTCTCCAAACCGCTGGGCCTGCGAGTGGTGTGTGTTTACGGAGGGACGGGAATCAGCGAACAG ATTGCGGAGCTGAAGCGCGGAGCAGAGATCATCGTTTGCACTCCAGGGAGGATGATTGACATGCTGGGCGCCAACAGCG GCCGGGTCACCAACCTGCGGAGGGTCACGTACGTGGTGCTGGACGAGGCAGACAGGATGTTTGACATGGGCTTTGAGCCACAG GTGATGCGTATCGTAGACAACGTGCGTCCCGACCGGCAGACGGTCATGTTCTCCGCCACCTTCCCCAGAGCCATGGAGGCGCTGGCCCGCAGGATCCTGGCCAAGCCCATCGAGGTGCAGGTCGGAGGTCGCAGTGTGGTCTGCTCAGATGTGGAGCAGCACGTG CTGGTGATTGATGAGGAGAAGAAGTTCCTGAAGCTGCTGGAGATCTTGGGTCACTACCAGGAGAAAGGATCCGTCATCATCTTTGTGGACAAACAGGAGCATGCAGACGGCCTGCTGAAGGACCTGATGAAAGCCTCGTACCCCTGCCTGTCTTTACATGGAG GCATCGACCAGTACGACCGAGACAGCATCATCAACGACTTTAAGACGGGAGTGTGTCGCCTGATGGTGGCCACCTCAGTGGCGGCCAGAGGCTTGGACGTCAAGCAGCTCATCCTGGTGGTCAACTACAACTGCCCCAACCACTATGAGGACTACGTCCACAGGGCGGGGCGCACCGGCAGGGCGGGCAACAAG GGTTACGCCTACACCTTCATCACAGAGGACCAGGCTCGCTACGCTGGCGACATCCTGAAGGCCTTGGAGCTGTCAGGCTCAGCCGTTCCTCCAGAACTGGAGCAGCTGTGGGCTTCCTTCAAGGACCAGCAGAAGGCG GAGGGTAAGGTGATTAAGAGCAGCAGTGGCTTCTCAGGGAAAGGCTTTAAGTTCGATGAGACGGAGCACGCTCTGGCCAACGAGaggaagaagctgcagaaagcTGCGCTGGGACTGCAGGACTCTGACGATGAGGACGGCGCCTTGGAT ATTGAGGAGCAAATAGAAAGCATGTTCAACTCTAAGAAGCGGGTGAAGGACCTGTCTGCTCCCGGCGCAGCCACCGGTCCCGCTGGCGCCGTCACTGCTGCATCGTCGGCCCCCGGGGGCCCGGCAGGCCTCATGCCCGGATCCGCTGGAAACAACCAGAAGCTGGAGATGGCCAAAAGGCTGGCGCTCAAGATCAACGCTCAGAAGAACCTGGGCGCCGAGGCTCAG GATGTGATGCAGCAGGCCACCAACGCCATCCTGCGCGGCGACCCCATCATGACCCCGTCGGTGTCGGCCAAGACGATCGCAGAGCAGCTGGCGGAGAAGATCAACGCCAAGCTGAACTACACGCCGGTGGagaagctggaggaggagcGGCAGGCGGCTGAACAGGCCGAAACCGTGAAGAGATACGAAGAGGAGCTGGAGATCAACGACTTCCCTCAG ACGGCCCGGTGGAAGGTGACGTCTAAAGAGGCTTTGCAGAGGATTGGTGAATACTCTGAGGCGGCCATCACCATCAGAGGAACGTATTTCCCTCCAGGCAAAGAGCCGAAGGAGGGAGAACGAAAGATTTATCTGGCTATTGAGA GTGCGAGTGAACTGGCTGTGCAGAAAGCCAAAACAGAGATTACACGGCTAATAAAGGAAGAGCTCATCAGATTA CAAAATTCCTACCAGCCGACAAGCAAAGGCCGTTACAAGGTGTTGTAG